TCTGAGACGGCTCCATCAGGCCGTCGAGGCGCCACGCGGTCAGCCGGGTGAGCGACGCGCGCCCGCCCTCGGCGACCGCAGAGACGTCGACCGCGTCCTCGCGGGTCGGGTACACCCGGCTCGTCAGGCAGTGCCGACCGTTCGCGTATATCTCGACGACCGACCGGTCGACGAACACCCGCAGCGAGAGCGGCTCGTCGTACGGCGGGACCGACATCGACTGCGGGTCGGTGAACGACTCGGAGTCGCCGCTCGACGGCGCCCGGTCGACGGTCAGCGTGCCGTCGCGCTCGTAGCGGATCGGCGTGTGCTCCGCGCGGTCCGGCGTCTCGAACACCGACAGTTCGACCGCCTCGGCGTCGTCTAAGGCGATCTCCGCGTCGATCTCGATCGTCGCGCCGGCGGCGTCGAGCCGACGCCGGTCGCCGGCGTCGAGGCGCACGTCGCGGTGGTCGGCGATCTGCTCCGTGCGGAGGTCGGTCACTTCCTCGGCCGGTCGCTGCCGGAGGCCCCCGTCGTCGCCCAGTTCGATCACCCGCGGGAGCGACAGCGCGCCGGACCAGCCGGCGTCCCACTGGTCGGCCACGTCGCGGGCCTCGGGGAGCCACCCCCAGGTGAGCGTCCGGTCGCCGTCGTCGAGCGACTGCGGCGCGTAGAAGTCGCCGTGATCGAGCAGCCCCTCGGAGTCGACGACGAGTTCGCCGTCTTCGAGGGTGCCGAGGAAGTAGACGACGTTCTCGTAGTCGGAGACGTGGAAGAGCCGCCGGTCGCCGAGGTCGAGGAGTTCGGGGCACTCCCAGACGGCGCCGGCGTCCGGGCCGCCCGTGAGGAGCGGACCCTCGTAGGTCCACTCGCGGAGGTCGTCGGCGGTGTACAGCAGCGCGGCGCCCCCGCCGTCGGAGAGCCCCGTGCCGACGAGGTGGTACCACGTGCCGTCCTCGCGCCAGACGTTGTGGTCGCGGAACTCCGCGCGCCAGGCGTCCGTCTCCAGGACGCCGAGGTCGGCCGGCGGCGCCTCGATGACGGGGTTGCCCTCGTACTTCTCCCACGACCGGAGGCCGGGGTCGTCGGTGGTCGCGAGACAGGGGAGCTGATCGCGGCCGGCCCCGCCCGTGTACAGCAGCGTCGCCGTGCCGTCGTCGTCGACCGCACAGCCGGACCAGCAGCCGTCGCGGTCGGGGCCGTCGGGAGAGGGGGCGAGCGCGACCGGCTCGTCGCGCCACGTGACGAGGTCGTCGCTGACGGCGTGGCCCCAGTGGATGCTGTTGTGGTACGGGCCGCCGGGGTTGTACTGGTAGAAGACGTGGTACCGCCCGTTCCACCTGATGAGCCCGTTCGGATCGTTCAGCCAGTTCGCGGGCGCCGTGAGGTGGTACGCGGGCCGGCCGCCGGGACCGTCCTCGCCCGCCTCGTCCACGCGCTCGCGGAGCCGGCGCATGTCGTCGGCGCTCTCCGGACGGCTCGGGACCGCCTCGGGCGACGCGAGGCTCCTGAGACACCCCGCGAACAGTCGGTCCCGAGCCGCGTCGAGGCGCGGGTCGTGTTCGGTGTGACCGTCCGTCGGTGGCTCGGCGAACAGCACGGGCGCGCCGACCCCGAGGACGGCGCCGTCGCCGGCGGGCCACGAGACGACCGTCACCTCCTCCGGGACCGCCGTGTCGCCGCGGACCGTCGAGGCGAGGGGCTCGCCCGCTCGGGGGAGCACGCGCTCGTAGCGGACGCCGGGGACCGTCCCGCGTCGCCGGAGGGGGTGGCGAAGGCCGTCGAGCGCGTCGAGCGCGGGGTGGTCGGCGTGCAGCGAGCGCCAGAGCACTCCCGTCGGCTCCCCGAGGGCGTCGTCGCCGACGCGGTCCGGCGGGACGGACTCGACCGAGAGCGCGTCGACCGCCGCGAACGCGTAGAGGCTGAGACAGAGGCCGCCGCCGGCCGCGAGGAAGGCCTCGACCGCGGGCGCCGCGTCGGCGAGGGGGTTCGCGCCGCCGAGCGGGCGGTCGCGGTGCCACCAGAGGACGTCGAACCGCCCGGCACCGTCCCCGACGCCGGCGCCCGGATACGACTCCCCGAGCGACCGCGAGCCGTCGGCGTCGCCCGGTTCCGGCGACGCCGGCGGGGCGAGCGCCTGGCCCGCGGCGAGGGCCTCGAACGACACGACCTCGACGGCCGCCCCGTCGCGGGCGCCGATCCACGCCTCGGCGGCGCGCTGTTCGGCCGTGGGGTCGCCGTCGACTAACAGCCCGACGCGAATCGACGTATCGGTCATACCCGCGTTCACTCGCTACCGAAGCAAAACCGTATCGTCCCGGCTGCGGCGCGCTCGTCTCGCGGCGGTCGCGAACCCGGCGGGGCGACCCGGAGAGTCGTCCGAGCGAACGTTGCCGTCCGCGGTTACATTCGCTTTCGGTCCGCCGGCAGGGTTTTTACCGTGCGAACGGAAGGAGTTCCCATGAGTACCGAAACGGCCGACACTGGGAGCGACCCGGCGATCGAGGTGACCCCGGACGCCGCGTCGGAGGCGCTCTCACTTTTGGAGGGCGAGGGCCTCGACACGGCGGAGGCGGGGCTCCGGCTGTTCGTCCAGCAGGGCGGCTGCGCGGGCCTCTCGTACGGGATGCGGTTCGACACGGAGCCGGAAGAAGACGACCTGGTCGTCGAACACCACGGGCTGCGGGTGTTCGTCGACCCCGCGAGCCGGAACTACATCGGCGGGAGCAAACTCGACTACGAACACGGCCTGCAGGCGGCCGGCTTCGAGGTCGAGAATCCGAACGTCGTCTCCGAGTGCGGCTGCGGCGAGTCGTTCCGGACGTAGTTCGCCCGTCGCCGACTCACGCTTTTAAACGGATCCGCGCGGTAGTACCGGCCATGAGTCTCGACGCTTCGACGACGGGCGACGGCGAGCAGGTGTACACCGACCACACGAAGGTCGAACGGGGCGCAGAGGGGCCCTTTTACGTCGTGTTCGCCGACGCGGACGGGTCGGCTCGGTGGGGGTTCCGGTGTGGCAACTGCGACTCCTTTGACACCGCGATGGACACGATGGGCCGGATCCAGTGTACGGAGTGCGGGAACCTCCGGAAGCCCGACGAGTGGGACGCCGCCCACGAGTGACGGCTGGGCGAACCGGGCCACAGCGTCGGGTGAGCGCTCCCGAGCAACGCCGGTTCGGAGCGTGTGCCAGCGGTATCGCGCCGAATCGAAATCGTGAGAAACTTTATCACGGAAGCCGGCCAACGGTGAGGTAGATGGCCACTGCGAGCATTCCACCGACGACGGAGGCCAGAGACGTCTTTCGCGAACTCGGGTACACCGTCTCCGAGGGCGGACAGGAGTTCATCGCGGAACGAAAGTGGCGGCGCGTGCTCGTGACCGTGTTGTGTATGGAGACCGACGACCTCGAACCGTATCTGACGGGGACCGAGGACACGCCTCGCCTCCGGTGTTTCGTGACGTGGCGCAATCGCGCGGGCGACCTCAGGGACCGGCTCGTCTCGACGAAACCCCCGTACGACTGGGCGGTGATCGGCATCGAGGCCGACGGCGAGGACTTCGCCGTCATGGAAGGCGCACCGGGAAGCCCCTGAGCGCGCCTCGCGTCGCGTGACCGCCGCCTTTTATATCAGCGTGTGTCCAACTAGCGTGTGACATGGTGTTCAAAAAGATCACGCTGATCGGGACCAGCGAGGAGAGTTTCGACGCCGCCGCGGACGAGGCGATCGACCGCGCCGAGGACACGCTGGAGAACGTCTACTGGGCCGAGGTACAGGAGTTCGGCGTCGAGTTGGACAGCGCGGCCGACCGGGAGTATCAGGCGGAAGTCGAGGTCGCGTTCGAACTCGAAGGCTGAGAGCGACACCGGGGGCACCGACGCGGCCCGCTCGGTTTTACGGCGGTAATTCT
This genomic window from Halorubrum sp. PV6 contains:
- a CDS encoding glycoside hydrolase family 32 protein — translated: MTDTSIRVGLLVDGDPTAEQRAAEAWIGARDGAAVEVVSFEALAAGQALAPPASPEPGDADGSRSLGESYPGAGVGDGAGRFDVLWWHRDRPLGGANPLADAAPAVEAFLAAGGGLCLSLYAFAAVDALSVESVPPDRVGDDALGEPTGVLWRSLHADHPALDALDGLRHPLRRRGTVPGVRYERVLPRAGEPLASTVRGDTAVPEEVTVVSWPAGDGAVLGVGAPVLFAEPPTDGHTEHDPRLDAARDRLFAGCLRSLASPEAVPSRPESADDMRRLRERVDEAGEDGPGGRPAYHLTAPANWLNDPNGLIRWNGRYHVFYQYNPGGPYHNSIHWGHAVSDDLVTWRDEPVALAPSPDGPDRDGCWSGCAVDDDGTATLLYTGGAGRDQLPCLATTDDPGLRSWEKYEGNPVIEAPPADLGVLETDAWRAEFRDHNVWREDGTWYHLVGTGLSDGGGAALLYTADDLREWTYEGPLLTGGPDAGAVWECPELLDLGDRRLFHVSDYENVVYFLGTLEDGELVVDSEGLLDHGDFYAPQSLDDGDRTLTWGWLPEARDVADQWDAGWSGALSLPRVIELGDDGGLRQRPAEEVTDLRTEQIADHRDVRLDAGDRRRLDAAGATIEIDAEIALDDAEAVELSVFETPDRAEHTPIRYERDGTLTVDRAPSSGDSESFTDPQSMSVPPYDEPLSLRVFVDRSVVEIYANGRHCLTSRVYPTREDAVDVSAVAEGGRASLTRLTAWRLDGLMEPSQNSP
- a CDS encoding dodecin, with the protein product MVFKKITLIGTSEESFDAAADEAIDRAEDTLENVYWAEVQEFGVELDSAADREYQAEVEVAFELEG
- a CDS encoding iron-sulfur cluster assembly accessory protein; translation: MSTETADTGSDPAIEVTPDAASEALSLLEGEGLDTAEAGLRLFVQQGGCAGLSYGMRFDTEPEEDDLVVEHHGLRVFVDPASRNYIGGSKLDYEHGLQAAGFEVENPNVVSECGCGESFRT
- a CDS encoding DUF5816 domain-containing protein → MSLDASTTGDGEQVYTDHTKVERGAEGPFYVVFADADGSARWGFRCGNCDSFDTAMDTMGRIQCTECGNLRKPDEWDAAHE